One Candidatus Omnitrophota bacterium genomic window carries:
- the pstB gene encoding phosphate ABC transporter ATP-binding protein PstB, which yields MFHDNGIRFEGVNFFYGKSHALKDISMRAPHNRVTSIIGPSGCGKSTFIRLINRMNDLMPNGTFKGSITIDGKDIYGPGIDVVDIRRMVGMVFQKPNPFPKSIFDNISYGLKINGIRDRDYIESKVELALKKAALWEEVKDRLKDSALSLSGGQQQRLCIARCMVVEPRVILFDEPCASLDPISTSKIEELILELKENYTIIIVTHNMQQAARVSDFTAFFYLGRLIECDMTKILFTKPSNKLTEDYITGRFG from the coding sequence TATTAGATTTGAGGGCGTGAATTTTTTTTATGGCAAATCACACGCCTTGAAGGATATAAGCATGCGGGCGCCGCATAACCGCGTAACATCTATTATCGGACCTTCGGGCTGCGGTAAATCAACATTTATCCGTCTGATAAATAGGATGAATGATTTGATGCCTAACGGCACTTTTAAAGGTAGCATAACGATAGACGGAAAAGATATCTACGGCCCGGGGATAGATGTGGTGGATATAAGGCGTATGGTCGGCATGGTATTCCAAAAGCCCAACCCTTTTCCAAAAAGTATTTTTGATAATATAAGTTACGGACTGAAAATAAACGGTATCCGGGACAGGGATTATATTGAATCAAAGGTTGAGCTCGCGTTAAAAAAGGCGGCGCTTTGGGAAGAGGTCAAAGACAGACTCAAAGACAGCGCTTTAAGCCTGTCCGGCGGCCAGCAGCAGAGGCTGTGTATTGCCAGATGCATGGTTGTTGAGCCGCGTGTTATATTGTTTGACGAACCTTGTGCCAGCCTTGACCCCATTTCAACGTCAAAGATAGAAGAACTTATCCTTGAATTAAAGGAAAACTATACTATTATAATAGTGACGCATAATATGCAGCAGGCCGCGCGCGTTTCCGATTTTACAGCGTTTTTTTATCTGGGCAGGTTAATAGAATGTGACATGACAAAAATATTGTTTACAAAACCGTCCAACAAACTTACGGAAGATTATATAACAGGCAGGTTTGGGTAG